Proteins encoded in a region of the Corynebacterium breve genome:
- the pgsA gene encoding CDP-diacylglycerol--glycerol-3-phosphate 3-phosphatidyltransferase → MEDATKNTEAGEKPSNFNLPNVLTSMRILFIPVFAWLALTQQWWWAFGVFVALMITDKLDGDIARARGLVTDFGKIADPIADKALMITALISLNIASTLPWWMTIVIVIRELGITFWRMALLRQGKVVPASKGGKIKTTLQAVGVGMYLCPLPDWMDIPTYLVMLLAVVVTVVTGVQYLIDGQRANRK, encoded by the coding sequence GTGGAAGACGCAACGAAGAACACCGAGGCAGGCGAGAAGCCTTCAAATTTTAATCTGCCCAATGTGCTGACATCGATGCGCATTCTCTTCATCCCAGTTTTTGCGTGGCTTGCGTTGACGCAGCAGTGGTGGTGGGCGTTCGGCGTGTTTGTCGCCTTGATGATCACCGACAAACTCGACGGTGACATCGCTCGCGCTCGAGGGCTGGTGACTGATTTCGGAAAGATCGCCGATCCGATCGCGGATAAAGCGCTTATGATTACCGCGCTGATTTCGTTGAACATTGCGTCGACACTGCCGTGGTGGATGACAATAGTCATTGTCATTCGCGAACTCGGAATTACCTTTTGGCGCATGGCCTTGCTGCGCCAAGGAAAGGTCGTTCCTGCTTCCAAGGGCGGTAAGATTAAAACAACGTTGCAAGCCGTTGGCGTGGGCATGTACTTGTGTCCGTTGCCGGACTGGATGGACATTCCGACCTATCTCGTCATGCTGCTTGCAGTAGTGGTCACTGTAGTGACTGGTGTTCAGTACCTCATCGATGGTCAACGCGCGAATAGGAAATAG
- a CDS encoding TerC family protein: protein MSVPLWIWAVTLIVIAGFFIFDFYSHVRTPHEPTLKESGFWTLFYVTVALLFGVFVWFVWDHEHGLQYFTGYVTEKALSVDNLFVFALIMGAFKIPRKYQQKVLLLGIVIALIARLIFILLGAAMIAAWSDVFYLFAIFLLYTAIKLFVDEIRDAPETDPNDMLVVRWLRKVVPVTKSYHGDRLSSKEENGKFALTPLFVALVAIGLIDVMFAFDSIPAIYGITSEAYLVFTTNAFSLMGLRQMYFLLDGLLDRLVFLPYGLAIILGFIGVKLMFHALHENNLPFINGGENVPGVPEISTVGSLVTIIGVLVITVLASLLKDKRDELQGGHRGPATRIDYDDHGNRRRVDTRGRHIEWIDDPATSGRGDHTASGSRDVDHLEPEPHPDDL from the coding sequence ATGTCCGTACCTTTGTGGATCTGGGCAGTCACGCTCATTGTGATTGCTGGGTTCTTCATCTTTGACTTCTACTCTCACGTCCGAACGCCACACGAGCCTACGCTCAAGGAATCGGGATTCTGGACACTCTTCTACGTCACAGTCGCGCTGCTTTTCGGCGTCTTCGTCTGGTTTGTTTGGGACCATGAACATGGTTTGCAGTACTTCACCGGCTATGTGACGGAAAAGGCTCTCTCGGTAGACAACCTCTTCGTGTTCGCGCTGATCATGGGAGCATTTAAGATCCCGCGTAAGTACCAACAGAAGGTATTGCTGCTAGGCATCGTGATCGCTTTGATCGCCCGCCTGATTTTCATTCTGCTCGGAGCGGCAATGATTGCGGCATGGTCGGACGTGTTCTACCTGTTTGCTATCTTCCTGCTCTACACCGCGATCAAGCTCTTCGTCGATGAGATCCGTGACGCTCCAGAAACAGACCCCAACGACATGCTGGTTGTCCGTTGGCTGCGCAAGGTCGTCCCAGTGACCAAGTCCTACCACGGTGATCGCCTTTCTTCGAAGGAAGAAAACGGCAAGTTCGCGCTGACCCCTTTGTTTGTGGCCCTCGTGGCGATCGGTCTGATCGACGTCATGTTCGCATTCGATTCCATCCCTGCGATCTACGGCATCACCTCTGAGGCATACCTAGTGTTCACCACCAACGCATTCTCCTTGATGGGTCTGCGCCAGATGTACTTCTTGCTGGATGGACTCTTGGATCGTCTCGTGTTCCTGCCATACGGTTTGGCGATTATCCTGGGCTTCATCGGCGTGAAGCTGATGTTCCACGCGCTACATGAAAATAACCTTCCATTTATCAATGGTGGCGAGAACGTGCCTGGAGTCCCAGAGATCTCTACGGTGGGATCACTGGTGACAATCATCGGTGTCTTGGTAATCACGGTCCTTGCCTCGCTGCTGAAAGATAAACGTGATGAGCTCCAAGGTGGCCACCGTGGGCCAGCCACCCGAATCGACTACGATGACCACGGCAACCGTCGGCGTGTAGACACCCGAGGTCGCCACATCGAGTGGATTGACGATCCAGCTACCTCGGGCCGCGGAGACCACACCGCATCTGGCTCCCGCGATGTCGATCACCTCGAACCCGAACCACACCCAGACGATCTGTAA
- a CDS encoding YciI family protein — translation MKYFAVHYTYANEDENIVALRPTHREFLGKLLDEGKLVGSGPYTDGLGSALIIIRLDEPATVDDAAELMDSDPFHTENALAGRSIREWNPVMNVFQD, via the coding sequence ATGAAATACTTTGCAGTGCACTACACCTACGCCAACGAGGACGAGAACATCGTCGCTCTCCGCCCGACCCACCGCGAATTTTTGGGCAAGCTTCTCGACGAAGGAAAACTCGTCGGGTCTGGTCCTTACACCGACGGCTTGGGATCCGCTTTAATCATCATCCGCCTAGATGAGCCAGCCACCGTCGACGATGCTGCCGAGCTTATGGACAGCGATCCATTCCATACTGAAAACGCGCTCGCGGGACGTAGCATCCGCGAATGGAACCCCGTGATGAACGTCTTCCAAGACTAA
- a CDS encoding CinA family protein, whose translation MSQAQLLIDELVAHNQTISFCESLTAGLACATVADVPGASQALRGGLVTYATDLKASVAGVSQSVLDDHGVISPETAREMARGVRRVCGSTWGVSLTGVAGPDEQDGHPVGEVYIGISGPAWTAAWPAGEVVDPALAQFRLSSANATPIHVLTGSRDDIRKNAVAAAINGILRVVREQK comes from the coding sequence ATGTCTCAGGCACAATTGCTTATCGACGAGCTCGTAGCCCACAACCAAACGATCAGTTTTTGCGAGTCGCTCACCGCAGGTCTGGCGTGCGCAACTGTGGCCGATGTCCCTGGGGCCTCACAGGCGCTACGCGGTGGCTTGGTCACATACGCAACAGATCTGAAGGCATCCGTGGCTGGAGTTTCCCAGTCGGTATTAGACGACCATGGTGTGATCTCTCCCGAGACCGCGCGTGAGATGGCGCGCGGCGTGCGCCGGGTGTGCGGCTCCACCTGGGGCGTATCCCTGACCGGGGTGGCCGGACCAGATGAACAAGACGGGCACCCAGTTGGCGAGGTCTATATCGGAATCTCCGGCCCAGCCTGGACAGCTGCTTGGCCTGCCGGTGAGGTGGTTGATCCGGCTTTGGCGCAGTTCCGATTGTCGTCGGCGAACGCAACCCCGATTCATGTGCTCACTGGATCGCGCGATGATATCCGCAAGAATGCAGTTGCAGCTGCGATCAATGGAATCCTCCGCGTCGTGCGGGAACAAAAGTAG